A section of the Candidatus Omnitrophota bacterium genome encodes:
- a CDS encoding ABC transporter ATP-binding protein, with protein sequence MEKIIEVKNLSKYYKNVMGEKVFKALDGISLDVEKGEIFGLLGPNGSGKTTLLKLLLGLIFPTSGRATVLGKSPRDVASKNRIGYLPEHPYYYDFLTPVELLGFYGSLGKHASRLSRDRIDYLIDKVGLGAFKNMRIRNFSKGMLQRIGLAISLVNDPEVLFLDEPTLGLDPIGTTEIENLLLELKSRGKTIFLSSHILSQVQDSCDSIAIIHKGKLIRKGRLKELLVSKDELSLTLRGPKAAESMTRLRAAAGQSGYEVVDVADKRDSLKDLFIKLIKEEAKK encoded by the coding sequence ATGGAAAAGATCATTGAGGTCAAGAATCTCAGCAAGTATTACAAAAATGTAATGGGCGAAAAGGTCTTCAAGGCGCTGGATGGCATATCTTTGGATGTGGAAAAAGGGGAGATATTCGGCCTGCTCGGCCCAAACGGAAGCGGCAAGACTACTCTATTAAAATTACTACTCGGCCTCATATTTCCCACGAGCGGCCGAGCTACAGTACTCGGTAAAAGCCCGCGCGATGTCGCCTCAAAAAATAGAATAGGATATCTTCCCGAACACCCTTACTATTATGATTTCCTGACGCCTGTAGAACTACTGGGCTTCTATGGCTCCTTAGGCAAGCACGCTTCCCGTTTAAGCAGGGACAGAATAGATTATCTTATAGATAAAGTCGGCTTGGGCGCTTTTAAGAATATGCGGATACGCAATTTCTCGAAAGGCATGCTTCAGCGAATAGGGCTTGCTATAAGCCTTGTTAATGACCCCGAAGTACTTTTTTTAGACGAACCTACTCTGGGTCTTGACCCCATAGGCACTACCGAAATTGAGAATCTTCTTTTGGAATTAAAATCCAGGGGAAAGACGATATTCTTATCCAGCCATATATTATCGCAGGTGCAGGATTCCTGCGATTCTATAGCTATCATACATAAAGGGAAGCTTATAAGGAAAGGGCGGCTCAAAGAGCTGCTTGTTTCAAAAGACGAATTATCGTTGACTTTGAGGGGGCCCAAAGCAGCTGAGAGCATGACACGGCTGCGTGCTGCCGCCGGACAAAGCGGTTATGAAGTAGTAGATGTCGCCGATAAGCGGGAT
- a CDS encoding acylphosphatase: protein MHKRLHVYYSGTVQGIGFRFTAENIAVNLELGGWVKNLADGRVEVLCEGEEADLVTFINKIKNGPMKHYISSQDIVWDETKDEFKNFRIRF from the coding sequence ATGCATAAGCGTTTACACGTCTATTATTCCGGAACAGTGCAGGGTATCGGTTTTCGGTTTACCGCAGAGAATATCGCCGTTAACCTCGAGCTCGGAGGCTGGGTAAAAAATTTAGCCGATGGCAGGGTGGAGGTTTTATGCGAGGGCGAGGAAGCGGACCTCGTCACTTTTATAAATAAGATAAAGAATGGCCCTATGAAACACTACATATCCTCACAAGATATTGTGTGGGATGAAACAAAGGACGAATTTAAGAATTTTCGCATTCGATTTTGA